In Triticum aestivum cultivar Chinese Spring chromosome 5B, IWGSC CS RefSeq v2.1, whole genome shotgun sequence, the following proteins share a genomic window:
- the LOC123116312 gene encoding putative clathrin assembly protein At4g40080, producing MGLKLLRLAATLLSPGPASPASGADAQGAVLRATAHHPSTAPPSAHHLDALLAFGRGSRLSAAALASAFTDRLRAASSGGGDAAVALKCLVALRVLLARGAFILRDQLLVALLRHPASGRNPLALADFPLGRSFAAASWVRFSARLLEVLLLLPDASCDPEHLTALPNPHLVSELAAFASVAAAVRQAPPPSCAPQAHALIWEAVRLAEEDRVTAERNIAARVREMGERIDTLGLADAMELVCVLKRVEESAASPPEWKWAGLDEAVVADARRLRERAEEVLLRRTEQDRRLLRRDPAWSASARVVMLPARASDGAAVRFGSSRWSGTVSSWR from the coding sequence ATGGGCCTCAAGCTCCTGCGGCTCGCGGCCACGCTCCTCTCCCCGGGGCCCGCCTCCCCGGCCTCCGGCGCCGACGCGCAGGGCGCGGTCCTGCGGGCGACGGCGCACCACCCGTCCACGGCCCCGCCGTCCGCGCACCACCTGGACGCGCTCCTCGCCTTCGGCCGCGGCTCGCGCCTCTCCGCCGCGGCGCTCGCGTCCGCCTTCACGGACCGCCTGCGCGCCGCGTCCTCTGGcggcggcgacgccgccgtggCCCTCAAGTGCCTCGTCGCGCTCAGGGTCCTGCTCGCCCGCGGCGCCTTCATCCTCCGCGACCAGCTCCTCGTCGCCCTCCTCCGCCACCCGGCCTCCGGCCGCAACCCGCTCGCGCTCGCCGACTTCCCGCTCGGCCgctccttcgcggcggcctcctgGGTCCGCTTCTCCGCGCGCCTCCTCGAGGTGCTCCTCCTCCTGCCGGACGCCTCCTGCGACCCCGAGCACCTCACCGCGCTCCCCAACCCGCACCTCGTCTCCGAGCTCGCCGCcttcgcctccgtcgccgccgccgtccgccaggCGCCGCCCCCGTCCTGCGCGCCGCAGGCCCACGCCCTCATCTGGGAGGCCGTCCGGCTCGCCGAGGAGGACCGCGTCACGGCGGAGCGCAACATCGCCGCGAGGGTCCGGGAGATGGGCGAGCGCATCGACACGCTCGGCCTGGCCGACGCGATGGAGCTCGTCTGCGTGCTGAAGCGGGTGGAGGAGAGCGCGGCGTCCCCGCCGGAGTGGAAGTGGGCGGGGCTGGACGAGGCCGTCGTGGCCGACGCGCGCCGGCTGCGCGAGCGCGCCGAGGAGGTGCTGCTGCGGAGGACGGAGCAGGACAGGCGGCTGCTGCGGAGGGACCCCGCGTGGAGCGCGTCCGCGCGCGTCGTCATGCTGCCGGCCCGCGCTAGCGACGGCGCCGCCGTCCGGTTCGGCTCCTCGCGGTGGTCCGGCACAGTTTCTTCGTGGCGATAA